A region from the Andrena cerasifolii isolate SP2316 chromosome 9, iyAndCera1_principal, whole genome shotgun sequence genome encodes:
- the Bet1 gene encoding blocked early in transport 1: protein MRRSHASYAYEPVPTTSSHNGLEDENESMTDHLKDKIHALKSLSIDIGNEVQYQDKMLRGMDEDFERTSGSLTGSVARVLRLSKGSHSYYILYLFIFSVVVFFVLWVALKFFN from the exons ATGCGTAGGTCTCACGCAA GTTACGCCTATGAACCGGTACCAACGACGTCGAGTCATAATGGCTTGGAGGACGAGAATGAAAGTATGACAGACCATCTGAAGGATAAAATTCATGCTCTGAAGTCGTTGTCAATCGACattggtaatgaagtacagtACCAGGACAAAATGCTCCGTGGAATG GACGAAGACTTTGAAAGAACAAGTGGTTCGCTAACAGGTTCGGTCGCGCGAGTTTTACGCTTGTCCAAGGGAAGCCATTCTTACTACATTCtatatttattcatattctCCGTAGTTGTCTTCTTTGTGTTATGGGTagcattaaaatttttcaactaa
- the LOC143372885 gene encoding putative ribosome production factor 1, translating into MKLKNLRVNPLSRVQKESNEDGPSTSDSQQPEVILPSDSNFNHIKCKAVRQQKCHLLMRQKSKARKEAKKRRIQEGAPKQVPHTIESLREKDETTITGDLDDPENQELKVDFEHDEFSSYYKHAYEPKVLITYCDNPTRKTRIFGRELTRIIPNSISLYRNRSGVKKIVKSATARNFTDIVMVNEDQCKPNGMLVIHLPDGPTAYFKLSNVKITPELRRSHKEITEHRPEVILNNFTTRLGYTIGRMLGALFHYEPEFKGRRVATFHNQRDYIFFRHHRYQFDLKRGKAKLRELGPRFTLKLKYLQHGTFDTKYGEYEWLIQGRRHDMETSRRKFFL; encoded by the exons ATGAAGCTAAAGAATTTGAGAGTGAATCCTTTGAGTCGGGTTCAAAAAGAAAGTAACGAGGATGGCCCAAGCACATCAGACAGCCAGCAGCCAGAGGTTATCTTGCCATCTGACAGCAACTTTAATCACATTAAATGCAAGGCAGTGCGCCAGCAGAAATGCCACCTGTTAATGAGACAGAAATCGAAGGCCAGGAAGGAAGCCAAGAAAAGGAGAATTCAAGAAGGTGCTCCGAAACAAGTACCGCATACTATTGAGAGCTTGCGAGAAAAGGACGAAACCACCATCACTGGCGATCTAGATGACCCAGAGAATCAGGAGCTCAAAGTTGATTTCGAGCACGATGAATTCTCTTCCTACTATAAGCACGCTTACGAACCCAAGGTCTTGATCACCTATTGCGACAATCCAACGAGGAAGACTAGAATCTTTGGCAGGGAGCTGACGAGGATAATACCAAATTCTATTTCATTATATAGAAACCGTTCCGGAGTAAAGAAAATTGTCAAAAGTGCCACTGCCAGGAATTTCACTGACATTGTCATGGTTAATGAAGATCAGTGCAAACCCA ATGGTATGTTGGTCATTCATCTACCCGATGGCCCAACGGCGTACTTCAAACTTAGTAACGTAAAAATAACGCCAGAGTTGAGACGTAGCCACAAAGAGATCACGGAGCATAGACCAGAAGTTATATTGAACAATTTCACTACTCGCTTGGGCTACACGATCGGTAGAATGTTAGGAGCTCTGTTTCACTATGAACCTGAGTTTAAAGGAAGGAGGGTGGCGACGTTTCACAATCAAAGAGATTATATATTCTTCAGGCACCACAG GTATCAATTCGATTTGAAAAGAGGTAAAGCTAAACTGAGGGAGTTGGGTCCTAGATTTACTCTAAAATTGAAGTATTTGCAACACGGCACATTCGACACTAAATATGGAGAATACGAGTGGCTTATACAAGGACGAAGACACGATATGGAAACGAGTAGAAGGAAGTTCTTCCTATGA